GGGAGCCCTGCAGACCCAGGAAGTCCAGGGGGGCCCCCAAGGCCCTGtggtccctgctctcctggctcCCCATCTTCCCCTGGCTCACCCCTGTCCCCTAAGAGTCCTGGGACCCCAGCTGGGCCCCTATCCCCCTTGGGGCCTGGCAGTCCTGGCATCCCATAGCCAGTGGGGCCTATCAGGCCGGGGGGACCCCGGGCCCCTGGTTCCCCTTTGGCCCCTGCTGGGCCTTGTGGCCCTGGCACCCCTGCTACCCCTGGCACCCCCACACCATCTATCCCAGGGGGTCCTTTTGGACCTATAGCTCCTGGCTCCCCCCTAGGGCCTGGAATCCCAGGAGGCCCAGACTCACCCTTGTCTCCAGGGGCCCCAGGCAGCCCATCCAAACCAGGTTTGCCTAAGCCAGCTGGACCAGGGAGGCCAGGGGGTCCAGGGGCACCTCCCTGCCCAGGGGCTCCAGGCAGCCCTGGCTGGCCCACTCCATTATCCCCCTTGAGGCCTCGCTCTCCTGGGGGTCCAGGCTCTCCCTGGGGCCCTGGCTCCCCCTGGAATCCTGGGGGGCCTGGTACCCCCTGAGCACCTGGTTTTCCAGGGACAGTAATACCTGAGGGACCAGGAAGGCCAGGGGGCCCTGGTGGCCCCCGGAGGCCCTGGTCCCCTCGTATCCCTGGCTCCCCCCGAAGTCCTGGCTGTCCGGGTGGTCCAATCTTGCCTGGGAGCCCTGGAGGACCAGCCTTGCCCATCCGAGAGAAGCCAGGGGGTCCAGCAGGGCCAGGCTGCCCATGGAGCCCTGGCTTTCCAGTGCCTGGTTTTCCTGGGAAGCCAGGAGGACCAGGGGGACCCCGAGGCCCAGGCTTTCCAGGAGGGCCTGGCTCTCCTTTCAGGTCCATTGGCAGCAGCGGTAGAGGCATTTCTGAAGCAGACAGAAAGAGATAAGGGACAGTGAGGACCTGGGCAGCAGAGATGGAGGACCCCATCTACCCATTCTTCCATGGCACTATGAAGCACCCTGGGCAGGAATGAAGCTCTCTATCTGCTCATGAGGACCACTCCCTGGACTATCCTTCTCTGCTCTCATGGAAGACGGAACTCAGGTGTTGTCCAGTGGCTATCTTGGGGGCTTCAGGTTGTTTTCCCCCAGGGGTCCCAATACCCAGCCTTCCCCATGAGCTTAGAGGACTCTCATTCCTGCATGACCTGGGAGCAGAATGGCCACCAGGTGGCACCAGCAGCTCAACTTAGAACCAGTTAGAACCGAACCCACAAGCCCAGCACTCTCATGTATACCTTCTGACCCATCCCATCTGAAGACCACCGGCACTGGGCCAGCTACAGCCCGATTCCAGGCCCTCCCAGGCTGACAGGCCCTGGGCCAGCCTCAGAAAGGAAAGCAGAGATGGGGAAATCTGTGGCAGGGACTGAAGGGCTTCAAGGGTCTGGGGAGGTCAAGGAGCTCGCAGGGAGAGTCAGGAGCTCTTTGAGACACTGAAGGGCAGGAGGTCTCACCCAGGAACTGGCCTTTGCCCTCTCGGAAGGGTGGTCCCACGGGTCCTTTCTGCATGGGCTGCACGTACTTCACAGGAGCGTAGCCTGCTGCCCCACCAGCCCCGCCGCCAGAGGTCGCCCGAGGCCCACAccccaacagcagcagcagcaacagcagcagcaaggaAGGTAGAGGTGTCAGAGCCCCCCGCATGGCGTCCGTGGGCGTGCTGCAGGGAGAAACGGGCGCCATCAAGCCAGCCCCTGGGTGGTTGGGAACCAGCCCCAGGGGCTCACAGAAagatctgaatttatttatttatggtaccaggggttgaatccaggggcacttgaccactgagccacatcgccagtccatttctgtattttttagagacagggtctcaaagagttgcttagggcctcgctaagttgctgaggctggctttgaactctcgatcctcctgccttattcttctgagctgctgtgattataggcgTGCCCACCTTGCCCAGCTCAACAGAATTTctcattactttttttctttttggtgggtaACAGgagttgaacctaggggcactttactactgaactacatccccagccctttttatttattataagatagtgtctccctaaattgcccagactggccttaaactttttaatcctcctgccttaatctcctgagatgctgggattataatGTAATCCTGTACCCAGCAAAAGACCCAAATTTAGATATTATTCATAAGTGACTCCCAAATTGACAGGGGTCTGCAGGAATTAGGTCCTAGACCTCTTCCAAGCCTGCTGTAGTTCTCCATCCCAACTACCCAGACTCACCCAGCCTCCATAAGACCACAGCCTCCCCCAGACCACTCACTCTCGGCACCCAGATGTGCCTTCTAGAACTCCAATCTGATTTTGGCAAGTCCTCTGCTGAAAACCCTTTGATGATAACCCCCACTACTATTTGCTGGGCCAGGCACTGGATTGAGACCTTCCAAGATCACATTTAAATCCCACAAAACTTATAAAAACTCTCATCCCCATTTTCTAGAGGATAAAACTAAAGTAAAggagtctggggttgtggctcagcggtaggcactcacctagcacgtgcaagactctgggttcgattctcagcaccacatataaataaatagatagatagatagatagataaatgtgtccaactacaattaaaaaaaattaaaaaaaaaaaaaaagtaaaggtctCCAGGAAGCAGAGCTGCAATTTGGCAGGTCCACCCAACTCCACGTTTTGTTGATGAACTTCTAAGCTCCCTGAGCTCCCCCTGGCTTCAGGGTAAGTCTGTAGTGCTTATTAGTGCTTAGCACACAGGCCTtagcatttttttgtttgttttttttggtccatcaaaacattttatttgtatgaattGTGAATTTTACATTCCAAGATTTTGCCTCCTGTGTGTATTAATCTTGCAGCTGAGGTTCAATACAATGAAACTAAACTGGAGGGACAAGAACTGATTATTCTGCcatttttctaggtctttgagctGCACATCAGATCAGGGGCTCACTCCACACTTGCTTAACTACTGCCTGTGAAGTTCAAAATTTTCCCAGCTGTGTAATCCTCAATGATTTCAGACTCACCAACGTAATCATGCCTCATCATCAAAGGTAGAAACCGGACAAATGACTCTGGAACACAGTCTAGTAAGAACCTAGCTTTTGCCTCTTCTCAACATTGTTGAAGTTCTAGAGAGTTTCAGCCAGAACATTCACAAGTACCACTGTGAGGACtcagaaaaatgcagaaaaagctcAAGGCCTTTTTAATCTGTTCTGTgcctgtatttctttctttctttcttttaaaaaatattttttagttgttgatagacctttatttttatttatttttatgtcgtgctgaggatcgaacccagtgcctcacacatgccagcaagtgcgctaccactgagccccagacccAGCCTCCTGTGCCTGTATTTCCAACCCCATGACCTACTTTTCTCCCCACCTCTACCCCAGTAACCCAGAATTTACAGTTCCCAGATCCCAGGGAGCCTCACACTCCTGGGCCTTTGCACCTGCCCTTCCTCTGCGTGCAATGTTAAGTTCATCTCCTACTCATAGTGTTCAAAGCCCAGGGAGGCTGTCACCTCCCTCTGTAACACTTCCCAACAGTTCACCTCCCCCCCTCCATTACAGCAGTTACCCGAGCTAAGAGAACAAGGGCTGTGTGGGGAGAGGGACAGGCTCTGGGGTCAACGGCCAGCCTGAGTCTTCCACTCACCCAGAAGTAGGGGAGTCTGAGCAAGTAAGTGGCTCCCTTATCACACACAAAATTTATATGTGAAGCACGCCACAGTGTTCTTCACAATAATCCAAAGTAGAGACCACCCAAGCATCCATCAAGTGAAGAATGGACAGCAAAATGTGCTAGGTCCATACGATGGAGGGACTGACTGACTTGGAGACACAGTCTCACAGTGTTGCTCAAACTGGCCCTGAACCCTGGACTCAAGCAgtcctcttgagtagctgggatgggactacaggtatatgccaccatgctgggctcaAAACAAGTTAACCACCTGCTTCTCAGGGCCACTGTGATAACCTGATGCCTGGTTAGAGCTGGTGCCAGCTTCCCAATAAAGACTATGTGGCATTTTTCACACCCAAGGAAAGTCCCCCTTCCTTTCTGCTTTGGGTTCCCCTCATCCCACCGGGGACCTCAGCCCCTGTGCTCAGAGTGGGCAGATTCAAGCTCATTTTCTCAAGGGGCCCATGAGACTCGTGCAATGGCCACTCCTGGGCCACAGTTCCAGGGCGTAGAGAggaagcttggggctggggagCAGCTCAGTGGAGGAGCAGTCACCCAGCACACACGAAGCCCTGGCTCGTATCCCCAGCataagaagagaaggaaggagagaaagagagaaggaaagaaagaaatggaagcttAGATCATAAAAATCTTGCCCAGGACACACATGACTTGGATGTGCCAGAGCAGAAGCCTCCTCCAGTTGCCCTCAACACAGGTCACCtgccttatctttttttttttttttggggggggggtaccaggtattgacttcaggggcactcaaccactgagccacatccccagccctattttgtattttatttagagacagggaatcactgagttgcttagtacctcactgttgctgaggctggctttgaaccgtgatcctcctgtctcagcctcctgagcctctcggattacaggtgtgtgccactgtgcccagctcaccTGCCTTATCTTGCTATAACTAATGCCAGGACTAACTGAGGTCACACTGCACAGGCCTGGGAATGCTGATGGAGGGTCCTGCTGGACACTGTGCTAATGTTGGACGTTTCACCCTGTGCAAGCCTGTGATGGACACTATCCTTGTTTTAGATATGAGGAAATGGGGTGAGGTGGTCCCCCATTAACAGCACCACAGGCAGAACCTAAACCCAGGCAGCCTGACTGGAGCCCAGCCCCTCATCACCATGCCACGGCACCTCTCCAGAGTACACCAGGGCAAGGCCCTTCTGCCTGGGTCACCTGAGCTGAGGGAGTGGCGGGGGTGGGAGCTGCTCACACATGCACAGAGCCAGATTCTGTCTGGCAGGTACATGGAGGACAGAAAAGTAGTATTGGGTGGCATAGCAaggagcaggaagcagagagagaaaagggagtaGCTTCTGGCCTGGATAGGCCAGGGCCAAAGTCATGACACACCACCAGAGGACCCAGGTCTGCCCTGGCTCAGGGGAGGTGACGTGATGGAAGGTGCCACCAGAGGGTGTCCAGGCAGGCAGGGTGCCAAAGGAAGAGCCCAAGGCTAGCTGGGAGCAGGCCCCCCAGCACCTTATCtacccttcattcctctttggtAACGGGGACCCTCCAGGAAGCATCCCTGAGCCACCCATCCCTCATAGCACCTTCCACAAACTATGTGTGTCTATGTGCGTATAAGAGAGAAAGGGATCACGTGCACGCACCCGCCTCACTGAGATCGGGGACCAGGTCTGAAGCCTGCCCCCAGAGCAGGTATTTCTGCAAGAGAGGAGAGAAGTGAGGATGACATCTGAGACAGAGGTACCAGGCATAGCCCAGATGTTTAGCAAACAGATGATTCAGTTCCCCCAGCATCAGGGGAAGAGGTGCTCCCATGTGACTCCATCCTACAgactgggagactgaggctccAGGAAGCTCAGTGATGTGAGCGTGCAGTTAGGGCAGGGAGCTGGAAATGGGGCAGAGGTCTGTGGGGAACAAGGGCTTTTGGTCATTAGGACCCGctgccctgggggggggggcgaggagAGAGAGCACCAGAGAGCTGAAGCTGCAGGGTACTGGCCAGCGGAAAGGAGAGGCTCTCCCAGCCCCAGAGGTGCCctgagaggggaggaggggactGCAACCTtcagaggggagggggcatgtgcACAGGTTTGGGGGGTGGAAATGAGcccacagcagtgaaaagggtgtgctgagccCGTCCTGGCACTGCAGAAAGAAATGATGCTCTTGGAATTGCACAACAACAGGGCAGTCACAGTGGGACAGGTCACCCTGCCAGTCACCATGAGGTCCATGCCCACCTGCCTCCTGTCCAGTCATCCCTCCCCACCACACTCGGGCCTCTTCCGGTTCTGGGCCCCAACCACTCTCCCCCACAGGGACCTGCACTTACTCTTGCGCACTGCGGAAGCACATCCCATGCCTTCCTCTGCCCTGCTGCCTGGGAAAGCCTATCATAGCCTTGTCCCCTGGAGCTCTCCTACTCTCCCTGTCCCCATGCTTCCCCAACTCCATGCCTGGCTCTGGGCCTGGATGGCACATGGCAATGCTCCAGTGTGTGACAAACTCAATTCACCATGAAGTTTAAAGAGCACACTAATAACTCACTCTATCCCTTCCTGGGACTCAGAGACACATGTCACATATGCCTCCAAGCCAGAGGGGTCATCTGGGCTAGAATGGGAAAAGGTGAGGACATTATATTCCCTCAATCAACCAACTTCACTAAGAACAACCTGCTCTGTAATAGAAGAGCAAAAGGTAGAACAACTGGATTCATTTGTACTTTGTTCTCGAATGAGCAATTCAAGCAGAGGGGCAGTGGGCAGGGGACAGGTCGTGAGGCTCGAACAAGCTCTGTCCAgaactggctgtgtgaccttgggcaagtgatCACCCTCTCTGGTGACCTCCGGAAGTGAAGACAGGAAGGGGGCAGGGCTGGCAGGGGCTGGAGTCTGTCGGAGGTGGGACACTTTCAGGAGACGCTGATTCAGGGGATTGAGCAGTGGCGGCGGCGGGGTAGACTTGGTGTTTGGACAGCTGCAAGTCCTTAACGGGGATTTCCCCCCTTTTCAACAAATCCCCGTAAAACAGCATTTCGTCCAAGTCAGCGTTTTGTGGCAGCCTGGCCTCCTCCCAGGGAGGCCAAGGAGACTGGCTGGAAGCAGGGGATGCTCCTGGGACTTGGAGACCAAGGGGGTGGCAAATGGGCCTCCGCGGAAATAAGTGCCTAAAGCAGATCCCTCCCCTGCAAATGGCGAACGCTGACCTTTCCCCCCAGTCCCTCTCCCGCCGGCTCTGATCGGGGTGGGTCAGCAGGGGGGCCCCGGAGATGCCACCGGACCCGGAGCCTGCCCACCCCCGGCCGCTCCCCGGAGGCGTCTGGAGGTGCGCGCGCAGGTTCCCGGGGACACCGCAGGGTGGCGCGACGGGGCCCGCGGCGCAGGCGGAGCGAGGAGCGCGCAGACCCCGGGCGGCCCCGCCCGGCCCGAGCCCCCAGCCCACCGCAGCCGGGCGGCTGCAGCCGGGCGGCGGGAGCCAAACCACAGGTATGCTCGAGACGCTTCCTGTGGGGAGACTGTCTGCGGGATCCGGCTGCCCGCGGCCGCCCGCCCGGGGCCTCCCGTCTCCGCCCGCCTCCTCGCTACTCTTCTTCTCgacgctctctctctctttttttttttttttaattttaattttttttccattttggggactggggattgaacccaggaacacctagccactgagccacatccctggcccttttcatattttatttagaggcagggtctcgcgCAGTTGcttagttactgaggctggctttgaacttgccatcctcctgcctcagcctcctaagtctctgCGATGACAGGCGCGCACCACCAGGTCCGCCTTCTCTCCCCGCTTTCTCGCTTTCTCGCTCTGACTCACCTGCAACCCCACCGCCCCCAAAACCTGGCCCAGTCTCTGCCATCTCATGAGATGGCAGCATTTCTAAGCAACATCCCTCTTTCATCCCTTCAAAGACTCAGATGACCTGCCACCAAAGGATAGGAACTTGTGCAACAAACGCCATTTTCTGGCCTTGCCATTCCTGAGATGAGCCCCAAAGTCTGCTTAGGACTAGGGCGGCACTGTGGGTCTGGGGGCAGAGTAGAGGGAGCGCCCTCCTCACCCACTGCGCCCTCCAGCCCTTCCCAGCCAAGCTTCTGCAAGGAACACCACCGCCCGCCCCTCACCCCACGTGCTCCACAAGGCCCCTCACCAGGGCCACCCTGTCCTGGACCCTGCTCTCCTTCTGCCTTAAGGGCTTTGCCTCCCATTCTCCTCAGCTCCCTTCCTCTGCCCATGTGCAGACCTGGACCCATTTCCAGGAGCTGGCTGAGCCCTGCCATTCCCTCCCCTGGATGTGTCTCCTGCAGCATCCCCTCTTGCCAGTTCCCCAGTCCCCTGGCTACAGTCCCATCACCAGCCTCCCCTGAGCCTTAGACTCCCCTGTTCACCTGTCAGCCCAGCATGGCTGCCTGCCCTCCACCCACGCTGCTGTCATCTCCTCCTCACTCATTACTTACTTCTCCACCCCGGTGCCCACGCCAAAAATCTGAACATTGCTTCTgacccttcctttcttccagggAAGTAAGGAATCTTTCAATGCCTTGGTCCAATTAGAAAAGGGCAcccttgctgggtgtggtggcccacgcctataatctcagcagtttaggaggctgaggcagcaggatcgagagttcaaagccagcctcagcaatttatcgaggccctaagccactcagtgagaccctgtctctaaataaaatacaaaaatgggttGAGTACATGGCTGCTCAGAGGTtcagcatccctgagttcaatcctcagtcccaGAACCAACCCCCCAAAAACAGAAAAGGCTACCTTTCCTCTTAGCCAACTCAGCCCCTACTTATTGTCTTTCTTGAATATTCTCACACAATAACCAACCCACACAACTGTACATGACATCCCTATTCCTTTCTCACCAAAGTACCCAGTCTAATCCTGTGGGCTTTACCTcctctttatttctctcatttctgctcCTTCCACACACCCTCTGCCCTAATATAGACCAGTCAGTAAAGGCTTCTTAAGTTGCCAGGCTTGTTGGATGTGGggatgcacacctgcaatcccagtgactcaggaagctggggtggaaggattgcaagttagaagccagcctccgcaacttagtgagactctgtctcaaaacaaaaagtaaaaataaaagagactgggtacatggctcagtggtagagcacccgtgGGTTCAACATCCAGCACTCACACACCAAAAATTTAAGTTGCTACATTCTCACTTAGATGATCATAAAAGTCTCttacccagccccaccccagcttCTCTTTTCAACATGTCCTGCATTGACCTCAACAATGCTTCTCAAACTCCAGCCTGTTTCAGAATCAAGACGATCTGTTAGAACCCAGATTCCTGGGCCCCGTCCTGAgtcagtgggggggggggggtctccaTCTCTAACCATCTCCCAGGTGAAGCTGCTGCTGCCTGTCTGTGACCATCCTTTGACACAGCTCTGCCCATGGTTGTCCCCTGCTCTGGGTTCTCCAGTGACTCCCTAGTGGGGACAGGGTTGACTGTCACCATGTTGTTCTGCAATTCATGTGGCTTTCTCAAGAAGGAGGCCTGTTGTAGACGTGGCAGGATGTGGACCAGAGGAAGGAGCACGCAGTGAGGGGAGACGGGTGGCGGGCACAGTGTGGCAGGGCCCTGAGGTCGTGGGAGAAGAGCTCTAAGAGCCGAGTGAGGGGAGGACAGGGGATTGGCAGGATTCAAAGGCCACACAGATGTGTGCTGTGACCCTTCCTCCATGTTGTGCTGATGAATTCAGATTGTTACCTGTGTGACTCTGGCATCTCGTGTCCCCATATCTGCCCAACCATCTCCACTGGGGACCGCCTATCTCTGTCCTCTCCCACATCCTTTCTCTAGATCTCTGAGTCTCCGTCTCTGTAACTCCTGAGCTGTTGGCTGCTTGCCAACTCCTCTGGACGGCCAGCACTGGTGGGCCCCGCCACTCACGCTCCCCTCGGGTCCACCTGCCCTCCTGGGACAGCGCCTGAGTAGCTGCACATGGTCTGGCAGGGACTTGGGGGTCTGACACCCAGGAGCAAAGCCCCGTCTGCTGGATCACAGTGAGGCTctcaaccccccacccccaagttGAGCTTGTGGCCAAGAACTGCTCCCAAGGCAAAGGGCTGCCTGGAATCTGGGAgctggagggtggagggaggtggcCAGGCTGGGGCGGGGCTGCCTGGGGACCCCCTCATCACCCAGGTTGATGGCAGGACAGAAGTGTGCCCTCTCCCATCTTGTCTGTCCCTACCAGGTTTCAGTACCACTCAAGGGCCCAACATCCCTCACCCTGGCAAGTGAGGTGCCCAGACACCAGGGGACCTCAATTTTGGAAGCGAAATTAAAAGAAGGCCGGAAGGAGAGGTCAGAGTCCAGAAGTCCAGAGGGGTAGGTGACGGTGGCACAGCTCTAGCTGAGAACAGAGCGAATGTCTGGAATGGAGGAGGCCATGCCCTCCCCCGTGGGGGACACCCACATTTAGGGAGTGAGAGAAGCCCCGGGCTCCACCCCCAGAATCCAGGCACCCAGACTTCCCACTGCCCCCTAACCTCCACCACCTGCATGATCCCCtctgcccttccttcctgctctcctcctccaagGCGACACTGCCACATTTGAGACCCAGTGCAAATGCTTCCTCCTCCAAGCAGCCTTCCCGGCCTCTGTCCCTGGAGCACCAtcccctcctccctgaagccacCCTGCCTTGCCAGGCCGAGGCTGGCACTCCACCCGTGCTCAAGTCTGCAGCTGGCGCTCCAGTGCTGACCATCCCGGCCCACTTCAGCCCAGCCCCCCGGGGCGACTTA
This region of Ictidomys tridecemlineatus isolate mIctTri1 chromosome 11, mIctTri1.hap1, whole genome shotgun sequence genomic DNA includes:
- the Col8a2 gene encoding collagen alpha-2(VIII) chain; its protein translation is MRGALTPLPSLLLLLLLLLLGCGPRATSGGGAGGAAGYAPVKYVQPMQKGPVGPPFREGKGQFLEMPLPLLPMDLKGEPGPPGKPGPRGPPGPPGFPGKPGTGKPGLHGQPGPAGPPGFSRMGKAGPPGLPGKIGPPGQPGLRGEPGIRGDQGLRGPPGPPGLPGPSGITVPGKPGAQGVPGPPGFQGEPGPQGEPGPPGERGLKGDNGVGQPGLPGAPGQGGAPGPPGLPGPAGLGKPGLDGLPGAPGDKGESGPPGIPGPRGEPGAIGPKGPPGIDGVGVPGVAGVPGPQGPAGAKGEPGARGPPGLIGPTGYGMPGLPGPKGDRGPAGVPGLLGDRGEPGEDGEPGEQGPQGLGGPPGLPGSAGLPGRRGPPGPKGETGPIGPPGVPGIRGDQGPSGLAGKPGLPGERGLPGTHGPPGPTGPKGEPGFTGRPGGPGVAGALGQKGDLGLPGQPGLRGPSGIPGLQGPAGPIGPQGLPGLKGEPGLPGPPGEGKVGEPGSAGPTGPPGVPGSPGLTGPPGPPGPPGPPGAPGTFDETGIAGLHLPNGGVEGAVLGKGGKPRFGLGELSAQATPAFTAVLTSPFPASGMPVKFDRTLYNGHSGYNPATGIFTCPVGGVYYFAYHVHVKGTNVWVALYKNNVPATYTYDEYKKGYLDQASGGAVLQLRPNDQVWVQMPSDQANGLYSTEYIHSSFSGFLLCPT